One window from the genome of Xiphophorus hellerii strain 12219 chromosome 16, Xiphophorus_hellerii-4.1, whole genome shotgun sequence encodes:
- the LOC116734822 gene encoding uncharacterized protein LOC116734822 isoform X1, with protein MFFFFSLFKELLLDHIFDRLRDRLEHVLERMPLDLDFLDFICTQELVFLNAMSCQIDVPSNILDALAHLHRLINLEKQSEEQQTTVVHIEQGPAGRQRMVISSDYLCSLLELHLPVPCIAKLLGISRRTVYRRMAESGLSVRALYTTMSDDDLDQCVRDIKSRQPHSGYRMVKALLQARGLRVQYDRVRASMHRVDTIGMASRMVQLGCIARRTYSVPGPQSLMHIDTNHKLIRYNIVIFGGIDGFSRKIMYLGTAPNNLASTTLAFFQGSVEEFGFPLRVRADQGVENVDVARLMFMIRGTGRSSFISGKSVHNQRIERLWRDLWTAVTCIYYDVLHYLEEEGYLDISNEAHLFCCHYVFLPRLQDDLDTFRSGWDNHPLRTESNMTPNQLWVLGRTHHPIPEPHGALTEGVQIPEIEWEDSGLSLHEESNVTVPNSNLQLTDEQMAALRNAVNPKATSLSSGCDIYIAAIQFCEQFFTM; from the exons atgtttttttttttctctcttttcaagGAACTTTTGCTGGATCACATTTTTGATAGACTCCGTGATCGTTTGGAGCATGTTCTTGAACGTATGCCCCTGGATCTGGATTTCCTGGACTTTATCTGCACTCAAGaactagtttttttaaatgccatgtCTTGTCAGATAGATGTTCCTTCAAATATTTTGGATGCGCTGGCTCATTTGCACAGActaattaatttagaaaaacaaagtgaagaacAACAAACAACTGTTGTGCATATTGAGCAAGGACCAGCTGGGCGACAACGGATGGTCATATCCTCAGACTACCTTTGCAGTCTTTTAGAACTCCATCTCCCTGTCCCATGCATCGCCAAACTCTTGGGTATATCTAGACGGACTGTATATCGACGGATGGCAGAATCTGGTCTTTCAGTGAGGGCATTATACACCACCATGTCAGATGATGACTTAGACCAATGTGTGAGAGACATTAAATCCAGGCAGCCTCACTCAGGGTACCGAATGGTAAAGGCCCTTCTGCAAGCCAGAGGACTGAGGGTGCAGTATGATAGAGTCAGAGCGTCCATGCATCGTGTAGACACCATTGGAATGGCATCACGTATGGTCCAGCTAGGATGCATAGCTCGACGGACGTACTCAGTTCCTGGCCCTCAGTCTTTGATGCACATTGACACCAACCACAAATTAATACG GTACAACATTGTTATCTTTGGTGGCATTGATGGTTTTTCTCGAAAG ATAATGTATCTTGGTACAGCTCCCAACAACCTGGCATCTACCACACTCGCTTTCTTTCAAGGTTCAGTGGAGGAGTTTGGTTTCCCCCTCAG GGTACGTGCTGATCAAGGGGTGGAAAATGTGGACGTGGCACGACTTATGTTTATGATTCGTGGAACAGGAAGAAGCAGTTTCATATCTGGAAAAAGTGTGCACAATCAAAG GATTGAGCGACTGTGGAGAGATCTGTGGACAGCTGTAACGTGCATCTATTATGATGTGCTACACTACCTTGAAGAAGAGGGATACCTGGACATTTCAAATGAAGCACACCTCTTCTGTTGCCATTATGTCTTCCTGCCACGTCTGCAGGATGATCTGGATACTTTCCGCAGTGGCTGGGACAATCACCCACTTCGAACTGAAAGCAACATGACTCCTAACCAGCTCTGGGTTCTTGGTCGTACACATCATCCAATTCCTGAACCCCACGGTGCCTTGACAGag ggTGTACAGATTCCCGAAATTGAATGGGAGGACAGCGGGCTTTCTCTTCACGAAGAGTCAAATGTCACAGTACCAAACTCTAATTTGCAACTGACTGACGAACAAATGGCAGCCTTAAGAAATGCAGTAAACCCAAAAGCCACATCACTGTCATCTGGATGTGACATTTATATTGCTGCAATTCAGTTTTGCGAGCAGTTTTTTACTATGTGA
- the LOC116734822 gene encoding uncharacterized protein LOC116734822 isoform X2 translates to MEANANPTELLLDHIFDRLRDRLEHVLERMPLDLDFLDFICTQELVFLNAMSCQIDVPSNILDALAHLHRLINLEKQSEEQQTTVVHIEQGPAGRQRMVISSDYLCSLLELHLPVPCIAKLLGISRRTVYRRMAESGLSVRALYTTMSDDDLDQCVRDIKSRQPHSGYRMVKALLQARGLRVQYDRVRASMHRVDTIGMASRMVQLGCIARRTYSVPGPQSLMHIDTNHKLIRYNIVIFGGIDGFSRKIMYLGTAPNNLASTTLAFFQGSVEEFGFPLRVRADQGVENVDVARLMFMIRGTGRSSFISGKSVHNQRIERLWRDLWTAVTCIYYDVLHYLEEEGYLDISNEAHLFCCHYVFLPRLQDDLDTFRSGWDNHPLRTESNMTPNQLWVLGRTHHPIPEPHGALTEGVQIPEIEWEDSGLSLHEESNVTVPNSNLQLTDEQMAALRNAVNPKATSLSSGCDIYIAAIQFCEQFFTM, encoded by the exons ATGGAGGCGAACGCAAACCCAACG GAACTTTTGCTGGATCACATTTTTGATAGACTCCGTGATCGTTTGGAGCATGTTCTTGAACGTATGCCCCTGGATCTGGATTTCCTGGACTTTATCTGCACTCAAGaactagtttttttaaatgccatgtCTTGTCAGATAGATGTTCCTTCAAATATTTTGGATGCGCTGGCTCATTTGCACAGActaattaatttagaaaaacaaagtgaagaacAACAAACAACTGTTGTGCATATTGAGCAAGGACCAGCTGGGCGACAACGGATGGTCATATCCTCAGACTACCTTTGCAGTCTTTTAGAACTCCATCTCCCTGTCCCATGCATCGCCAAACTCTTGGGTATATCTAGACGGACTGTATATCGACGGATGGCAGAATCTGGTCTTTCAGTGAGGGCATTATACACCACCATGTCAGATGATGACTTAGACCAATGTGTGAGAGACATTAAATCCAGGCAGCCTCACTCAGGGTACCGAATGGTAAAGGCCCTTCTGCAAGCCAGAGGACTGAGGGTGCAGTATGATAGAGTCAGAGCGTCCATGCATCGTGTAGACACCATTGGAATGGCATCACGTATGGTCCAGCTAGGATGCATAGCTCGACGGACGTACTCAGTTCCTGGCCCTCAGTCTTTGATGCACATTGACACCAACCACAAATTAATACG GTACAACATTGTTATCTTTGGTGGCATTGATGGTTTTTCTCGAAAG ATAATGTATCTTGGTACAGCTCCCAACAACCTGGCATCTACCACACTCGCTTTCTTTCAAGGTTCAGTGGAGGAGTTTGGTTTCCCCCTCAG GGTACGTGCTGATCAAGGGGTGGAAAATGTGGACGTGGCACGACTTATGTTTATGATTCGTGGAACAGGAAGAAGCAGTTTCATATCTGGAAAAAGTGTGCACAATCAAAG GATTGAGCGACTGTGGAGAGATCTGTGGACAGCTGTAACGTGCATCTATTATGATGTGCTACACTACCTTGAAGAAGAGGGATACCTGGACATTTCAAATGAAGCACACCTCTTCTGTTGCCATTATGTCTTCCTGCCACGTCTGCAGGATGATCTGGATACTTTCCGCAGTGGCTGGGACAATCACCCACTTCGAACTGAAAGCAACATGACTCCTAACCAGCTCTGGGTTCTTGGTCGTACACATCATCCAATTCCTGAACCCCACGGTGCCTTGACAGag ggTGTACAGATTCCCGAAATTGAATGGGAGGACAGCGGGCTTTCTCTTCACGAAGAGTCAAATGTCACAGTACCAAACTCTAATTTGCAACTGACTGACGAACAAATGGCAGCCTTAAGAAATGCAGTAAACCCAAAAGCCACATCACTGTCATCTGGATGTGACATTTATATTGCTGCAATTCAGTTTTGCGAGCAGTTTTTTACTATGTGA
- the LOC116734821 gene encoding uncharacterized protein LOC116734821 isoform X2 — translation MKPLDVVFYLLPKHYEKTPKEDDQLIHMKAGLGRKTAHIDESITHNELGETLKVLFPKLETITGGWLLYKSAGGWGRRNLTLIGPEDDGYTGTMLKVASRGGKTLFIVPIQEQLCTDPLELNDEAFANMPKAMCQKCRVDVPLHFLTDHIKSCVETDLPSDVAGVDVCNPAKDISMQECPVCANIYPTEDIEVHASSCGEISTGPHSTEEMNETMPGPSTLYSSGSDDWYTICDASKAISRCADHFLQIHAMENPLLLKMDLRDSPAEKDMALISFYKRPNVQWACPLNCRLEGDVAVGLGVNRFFFSTVLEKLKSGFSINFGNSIVTRLFEGEPGHWVPSASHFLVESDMFLVAGRMIGHAFLHGGPRLSGLSPAVIHVLFGGSPETATVTLEDCPDLDIRETISPLEGESRLSDTQMERVQSLAYSWDLPCPTENNRKWLFEKLLLHAVLGRVARQIKQLRRGLKETPIWSLVTRRPDAVPLLFPREEASLCPEVVLQHITWPETDDGSDEDDDCSKETRCRISGYLKQFIANGNVTSV, via the exons CTGGGTGAGACGCTTAAAGTTCTTTTTCCAAAGCTGGAAACTATTACAGGGGGTTGGCTGCTTTACAAATCTGCAG GTGGATGGGGAAGACGCAATTTGACCTTGATTGGTCCTGAAGATGATGGCTATACCGGGACAATGTTGAAGGTTGCGAGTCGCGGTGGGAAAACCCTGTTCATAGTCCCTATTCAGGAACAACTTTGCACGGATCCTCTTGAGCTGAATGACGAGGCATTTGCAAACATGCCAAAGGCCATGTGTCAGAAATGCAGAGTAGATGTTCCCTTGCATTTTTTGACTGACCACATAAAGTCATGTGTGGAAACAGACTTGCCCTCTGATGTGGCTGGTGTTGATGTTTGCAACCCTGCAAAGGACATat CAATGCAAGAGTGTCCGGTGTGTGCAAACATATATCCTACTGAGGACATAGAAGTACATGCTTCTTCTTGTGGAGAAAT AAGTACAGGACCTCATTCCACagaagaaatgaatgaaacaatgCCTGGGCCATCTACATTATATTCTTCAGGCAGTGATG aCTGGTATACCATATGCGATGCTTCAAAGGCCATTTCTCGCTGTGCAGACCATTTCCTCCAAATACATGCAATGGAGAACCCCTTGCTGTTGAAGATGGACTTAAGAGACAGCCCTGCAGAAAAAGACATGGCTCTGATTTCCTTCTATAAGCGACCAAATGTGCAATGGGCATGCCCCCTTAATTGTAGGCTTGAAG GAGATGTTGCTGTTGGACTAGGTGTAAaccgcttttttttttcaaccgtACTGGAAAAATTGAAGTCGGGTTTTTCTATAAACTTTG GAAACTCCATTGTTACACGACTTTTCGAAGGAGAACCTGGCCACTGGGTCCCATCAGCCTCTCACTTTCTTGTTGAAAGTGACATGTTCTTAGTGGCTGGCAGAATGATAGGCCACGCTTTCCTTCATGGAGGACCACGCCTGTCAGGACTTAGTCCTGCTGTTATTCATGTTCTATTTGGCGGCAGTCCAGAAACAGCAACTGTCACCCTGGAGGACTGCCCAGACCTAGACATCAGGGAAACCATCAGTCCT CTCGAAGGAGAATCCAGGCTCTCTGATACTCAAATGGAAAGAGTACAGAGCTTGGCATATTCATGGGACCTTCCTTGTCCCACAGAGAACAATAGGAAGTGGCTTTTTGAGAAGCTGTTACTTCATGCA GTTCTTGGACGTGTCGCAAGACAAATAAAGCAGCTTAGACGAGGCTTGAAAGAAACCCCAATATGGTCACTGGTAACTCGGCGGCCTGATGCTGTACCGCTGCTTTTTCCAAGGGAGGAAGCCTCCCTGTGTCCAGAG GTGGTACTTCAGCATATCACTTGGCCAGAAACAGATGACGGAAGTGATGAAGATGACGACTGCTCAAAGGAAACCAGATGCCGCATTTCAGGATATCTGAAACAGTTCATTGCAAATGGTAATGTTACCAGTGTCTGA
- the LOC116734821 gene encoding uncharacterized protein LOC116734821 isoform X4, with product MKPLDVVFYLLPKHYEKTPKEDDQLIHMKAGLGRKTAHIDESITHNELGETLKVLFPKLETITGGWLLYKSAGGWGRRNLTLIGPEDDGYTGTMLKVASRGGKTLFIVPIQEQLCTDPLELNDEAFANMPKAMCQKCRVDVPLHFLTDHIKSCVETDLPSDVAGVDVCNPAKDISMQECPVCANIYPTEDIEVHASSCGEITGPHSTEEMNETMPGPSTLYSSGSDDWYTICDASKAISRCADHFLQIHAMENPLLLKMDLRDSPAEKDMALISFYKRPNVQWACPLNCRLEGDVAVGLGVNRFFFSTVLEKLKSGFSINFGNSIVTRLFEGEPGHWVPSASHFLVESDMFLVAGRMIGHAFLHGGPRLSGLSPAVIHVLFGGSPETATVTLEDCPDLDIRETISPLEGESRLSDTQMERVQSLAYSWDLPCPTENNRKWLFEKLLLHAVLGRVARQIKQLRRGLKETPIWSLVTRRPDAVPLLFPREEASLCPEVVLQHITWPETDDGSDEDDDCSKETRCRISGYLKQFIANGNVTSV from the exons CTGGGTGAGACGCTTAAAGTTCTTTTTCCAAAGCTGGAAACTATTACAGGGGGTTGGCTGCTTTACAAATCTGCAG GTGGATGGGGAAGACGCAATTTGACCTTGATTGGTCCTGAAGATGATGGCTATACCGGGACAATGTTGAAGGTTGCGAGTCGCGGTGGGAAAACCCTGTTCATAGTCCCTATTCAGGAACAACTTTGCACGGATCCTCTTGAGCTGAATGACGAGGCATTTGCAAACATGCCAAAGGCCATGTGTCAGAAATGCAGAGTAGATGTTCCCTTGCATTTTTTGACTGACCACATAAAGTCATGTGTGGAAACAGACTTGCCCTCTGATGTGGCTGGTGTTGATGTTTGCAACCCTGCAAAGGACATat CAATGCAAGAGTGTCCGGTGTGTGCAAACATATATCCTACTGAGGACATAGAAGTACATGCTTCTTCTTGTGGAGAAAT TACAGGACCTCATTCCACagaagaaatgaatgaaacaatgCCTGGGCCATCTACATTATATTCTTCAGGCAGTGATG aCTGGTATACCATATGCGATGCTTCAAAGGCCATTTCTCGCTGTGCAGACCATTTCCTCCAAATACATGCAATGGAGAACCCCTTGCTGTTGAAGATGGACTTAAGAGACAGCCCTGCAGAAAAAGACATGGCTCTGATTTCCTTCTATAAGCGACCAAATGTGCAATGGGCATGCCCCCTTAATTGTAGGCTTGAAG GAGATGTTGCTGTTGGACTAGGTGTAAaccgcttttttttttcaaccgtACTGGAAAAATTGAAGTCGGGTTTTTCTATAAACTTTG GAAACTCCATTGTTACACGACTTTTCGAAGGAGAACCTGGCCACTGGGTCCCATCAGCCTCTCACTTTCTTGTTGAAAGTGACATGTTCTTAGTGGCTGGCAGAATGATAGGCCACGCTTTCCTTCATGGAGGACCACGCCTGTCAGGACTTAGTCCTGCTGTTATTCATGTTCTATTTGGCGGCAGTCCAGAAACAGCAACTGTCACCCTGGAGGACTGCCCAGACCTAGACATCAGGGAAACCATCAGTCCT CTCGAAGGAGAATCCAGGCTCTCTGATACTCAAATGGAAAGAGTACAGAGCTTGGCATATTCATGGGACCTTCCTTGTCCCACAGAGAACAATAGGAAGTGGCTTTTTGAGAAGCTGTTACTTCATGCA GTTCTTGGACGTGTCGCAAGACAAATAAAGCAGCTTAGACGAGGCTTGAAAGAAACCCCAATATGGTCACTGGTAACTCGGCGGCCTGATGCTGTACCGCTGCTTTTTCCAAGGGAGGAAGCCTCCCTGTGTCCAGAG GTGGTACTTCAGCATATCACTTGGCCAGAAACAGATGACGGAAGTGATGAAGATGACGACTGCTCAAAGGAAACCAGATGCCGCATTTCAGGATATCTGAAACAGTTCATTGCAAATGGTAATGTTACCAGTGTCTGA
- the LOC116734821 gene encoding uncharacterized protein LOC116734821 isoform X1, whose translation MKPLDVVFYLLPKHYEKTPKEDDQLIHMKAGLGRKTAHIDESITHNELGETLKVLFPKLETITGGWLLYKSAGGWGRRNLTLIGPEDDGYTGTMLKVASRGGKTLFIVPIQEQLCTDPLELNDEAFANMPKAMCQKCRVDVPLHFLTDHIKSCVETDLPSDVAGVDVCNPAKDISAMQECPVCANIYPTEDIEVHASSCGEISTGPHSTEEMNETMPGPSTLYSSGSDDWYTICDASKAISRCADHFLQIHAMENPLLLKMDLRDSPAEKDMALISFYKRPNVQWACPLNCRLEGDVAVGLGVNRFFFSTVLEKLKSGFSINFGNSIVTRLFEGEPGHWVPSASHFLVESDMFLVAGRMIGHAFLHGGPRLSGLSPAVIHVLFGGSPETATVTLEDCPDLDIRETISPLEGESRLSDTQMERVQSLAYSWDLPCPTENNRKWLFEKLLLHAVLGRVARQIKQLRRGLKETPIWSLVTRRPDAVPLLFPREEASLCPEVVLQHITWPETDDGSDEDDDCSKETRCRISGYLKQFIANGNVTSV comes from the exons CTGGGTGAGACGCTTAAAGTTCTTTTTCCAAAGCTGGAAACTATTACAGGGGGTTGGCTGCTTTACAAATCTGCAG GTGGATGGGGAAGACGCAATTTGACCTTGATTGGTCCTGAAGATGATGGCTATACCGGGACAATGTTGAAGGTTGCGAGTCGCGGTGGGAAAACCCTGTTCATAGTCCCTATTCAGGAACAACTTTGCACGGATCCTCTTGAGCTGAATGACGAGGCATTTGCAAACATGCCAAAGGCCATGTGTCAGAAATGCAGAGTAGATGTTCCCTTGCATTTTTTGACTGACCACATAAAGTCATGTGTGGAAACAGACTTGCCCTCTGATGTGGCTGGTGTTGATGTTTGCAACCCTGCAAAGGACATat CAGCAATGCAAGAGTGTCCGGTGTGTGCAAACATATATCCTACTGAGGACATAGAAGTACATGCTTCTTCTTGTGGAGAAAT AAGTACAGGACCTCATTCCACagaagaaatgaatgaaacaatgCCTGGGCCATCTACATTATATTCTTCAGGCAGTGATG aCTGGTATACCATATGCGATGCTTCAAAGGCCATTTCTCGCTGTGCAGACCATTTCCTCCAAATACATGCAATGGAGAACCCCTTGCTGTTGAAGATGGACTTAAGAGACAGCCCTGCAGAAAAAGACATGGCTCTGATTTCCTTCTATAAGCGACCAAATGTGCAATGGGCATGCCCCCTTAATTGTAGGCTTGAAG GAGATGTTGCTGTTGGACTAGGTGTAAaccgcttttttttttcaaccgtACTGGAAAAATTGAAGTCGGGTTTTTCTATAAACTTTG GAAACTCCATTGTTACACGACTTTTCGAAGGAGAACCTGGCCACTGGGTCCCATCAGCCTCTCACTTTCTTGTTGAAAGTGACATGTTCTTAGTGGCTGGCAGAATGATAGGCCACGCTTTCCTTCATGGAGGACCACGCCTGTCAGGACTTAGTCCTGCTGTTATTCATGTTCTATTTGGCGGCAGTCCAGAAACAGCAACTGTCACCCTGGAGGACTGCCCAGACCTAGACATCAGGGAAACCATCAGTCCT CTCGAAGGAGAATCCAGGCTCTCTGATACTCAAATGGAAAGAGTACAGAGCTTGGCATATTCATGGGACCTTCCTTGTCCCACAGAGAACAATAGGAAGTGGCTTTTTGAGAAGCTGTTACTTCATGCA GTTCTTGGACGTGTCGCAAGACAAATAAAGCAGCTTAGACGAGGCTTGAAAGAAACCCCAATATGGTCACTGGTAACTCGGCGGCCTGATGCTGTACCGCTGCTTTTTCCAAGGGAGGAAGCCTCCCTGTGTCCAGAG GTGGTACTTCAGCATATCACTTGGCCAGAAACAGATGACGGAAGTGATGAAGATGACGACTGCTCAAAGGAAACCAGATGCCGCATTTCAGGATATCTGAAACAGTTCATTGCAAATGGTAATGTTACCAGTGTCTGA
- the LOC116734821 gene encoding uncharacterized protein LOC116734821 isoform X3 produces the protein MKPLDVVFYLLPKHYEKTPKEDDQLIHMKAGLGRKTAHIDESITHNELGETLKVLFPKLETITGGWLLYKSAGGWGRRNLTLIGPEDDGYTGTMLKVASRGGKTLFIVPIQEQLCTDPLELNDEAFANMPKAMCQKCRVDVPLHFLTDHIKSCVETDLPSDVAGVDVCNPAKDISAMQECPVCANIYPTEDIEVHASSCGEITGPHSTEEMNETMPGPSTLYSSGSDDWYTICDASKAISRCADHFLQIHAMENPLLLKMDLRDSPAEKDMALISFYKRPNVQWACPLNCRLEGDVAVGLGVNRFFFSTVLEKLKSGFSINFGNSIVTRLFEGEPGHWVPSASHFLVESDMFLVAGRMIGHAFLHGGPRLSGLSPAVIHVLFGGSPETATVTLEDCPDLDIRETISPLEGESRLSDTQMERVQSLAYSWDLPCPTENNRKWLFEKLLLHAVLGRVARQIKQLRRGLKETPIWSLVTRRPDAVPLLFPREEASLCPEVVLQHITWPETDDGSDEDDDCSKETRCRISGYLKQFIANGNVTSV, from the exons CTGGGTGAGACGCTTAAAGTTCTTTTTCCAAAGCTGGAAACTATTACAGGGGGTTGGCTGCTTTACAAATCTGCAG GTGGATGGGGAAGACGCAATTTGACCTTGATTGGTCCTGAAGATGATGGCTATACCGGGACAATGTTGAAGGTTGCGAGTCGCGGTGGGAAAACCCTGTTCATAGTCCCTATTCAGGAACAACTTTGCACGGATCCTCTTGAGCTGAATGACGAGGCATTTGCAAACATGCCAAAGGCCATGTGTCAGAAATGCAGAGTAGATGTTCCCTTGCATTTTTTGACTGACCACATAAAGTCATGTGTGGAAACAGACTTGCCCTCTGATGTGGCTGGTGTTGATGTTTGCAACCCTGCAAAGGACATat CAGCAATGCAAGAGTGTCCGGTGTGTGCAAACATATATCCTACTGAGGACATAGAAGTACATGCTTCTTCTTGTGGAGAAAT TACAGGACCTCATTCCACagaagaaatgaatgaaacaatgCCTGGGCCATCTACATTATATTCTTCAGGCAGTGATG aCTGGTATACCATATGCGATGCTTCAAAGGCCATTTCTCGCTGTGCAGACCATTTCCTCCAAATACATGCAATGGAGAACCCCTTGCTGTTGAAGATGGACTTAAGAGACAGCCCTGCAGAAAAAGACATGGCTCTGATTTCCTTCTATAAGCGACCAAATGTGCAATGGGCATGCCCCCTTAATTGTAGGCTTGAAG GAGATGTTGCTGTTGGACTAGGTGTAAaccgcttttttttttcaaccgtACTGGAAAAATTGAAGTCGGGTTTTTCTATAAACTTTG GAAACTCCATTGTTACACGACTTTTCGAAGGAGAACCTGGCCACTGGGTCCCATCAGCCTCTCACTTTCTTGTTGAAAGTGACATGTTCTTAGTGGCTGGCAGAATGATAGGCCACGCTTTCCTTCATGGAGGACCACGCCTGTCAGGACTTAGTCCTGCTGTTATTCATGTTCTATTTGGCGGCAGTCCAGAAACAGCAACTGTCACCCTGGAGGACTGCCCAGACCTAGACATCAGGGAAACCATCAGTCCT CTCGAAGGAGAATCCAGGCTCTCTGATACTCAAATGGAAAGAGTACAGAGCTTGGCATATTCATGGGACCTTCCTTGTCCCACAGAGAACAATAGGAAGTGGCTTTTTGAGAAGCTGTTACTTCATGCA GTTCTTGGACGTGTCGCAAGACAAATAAAGCAGCTTAGACGAGGCTTGAAAGAAACCCCAATATGGTCACTGGTAACTCGGCGGCCTGATGCTGTACCGCTGCTTTTTCCAAGGGAGGAAGCCTCCCTGTGTCCAGAG GTGGTACTTCAGCATATCACTTGGCCAGAAACAGATGACGGAAGTGATGAAGATGACGACTGCTCAAAGGAAACCAGATGCCGCATTTCAGGATATCTGAAACAGTTCATTGCAAATGGTAATGTTACCAGTGTCTGA